The following are from one region of the Pocillopora verrucosa isolate sample1 chromosome 3, ASM3666991v2, whole genome shotgun sequence genome:
- the LOC136279912 gene encoding uncharacterized protein, producing the protein MQLRFPILVILCAAKILNVFGKCAPSTHSISGYHLSGHVMSTKPVSSFSECVTMCVTKIRCKSLNFCLKDKSCDLNDAGRHAHPENYGPKAGIIYMDVSESPKSCAAIQQEWPQAESGYYWITIGRREVQVYCDMTNYGGGWTLVVTISSNSNDHLQGTEVHCFQPTLCVPFVEENSDIAARKLADKDIQEMMHFEGTFRVDVLKKDVTYAVFYQIPSGPEKFNSTCGYGTCPRIIISYSYPYQWETNSCNNIDVGYRISSGCHRVFDGHDDGECGHLWTSSKYHIRRALYGFPQCQGENNHGIYYNNAGMLFVK; encoded by the exons ATGCAGCTTCGTTTCCCTATTCTGGTCATTTTATGTGCAGCAAAGATCCTCAACGTCTTCGGAAAATGTGCTCCTTCGACTCACTCAATAAGCGGCTACCACCTGTCTGGTCACGTGATGTCCACCAAGCCTGTCTCCAGTTTTTCTGAGTGTGTGACCATGTGTGTAACTAAGATCCGCTGCAAAAGTTTGAACTTTTGTTTAAAAGATAAATCATGCGACTTAAATGACGCAGGAAGACATGCCCACCCAGAGAATTATGGACCAAAAGCAGGAATTATCTACATGGATGTGTCTGAATCACCCAAG TCTTGTGCAGCAATACAGCAAGAATGGCCTCAAGCGGAAAGTGGATATTACTGGATAACGATTGGGAGAAGAGAAGTTCAGGTTTATTGTGATATGACAAACTACG gtgGCGGTTGGACTTTGGTAGTGACCATTAGCTCCAATAGCAACGATCACCTTCAAGGCACTGAAGTACACTGTTTCCAACCGACATTGTGTGTTCCCTTTGTCGAAGAGAACAGCGACATCGCGGCGCGAAAATTAGCAGACAAAGATATACAAGAAATGATGCATTTTGAAG GAACTTTTAGAGTTGATGTTTTGAAAAAGGATGTTACTTACGCCGTTTTTTACCAG ATACCAAGTGGCCCAGAAAAGTTTAACTCAACATGTGGCTATGGAAC GTGTCCACGCATAATCATTTCTTATTCTTATCCTTATCAATGGGAGACAAACAGCTGTAATAATATTGACGTGGGCTACCGCATATCCTCCGGCTGCCACAGAG TTTTCGACGGACATGACGATGGGGAGTGTGGCCATTTGTGGACTTCATCAAAAT ATCATATAAGACGAGCCTTGTATGGTTTCCCACAGTGCCAAGGCGAAAATAATCACGGAATCTACTACAACAACGCAGGGATGTTGTTTGTAAAATAA
- the LOC131782840 gene encoding uncharacterized protein, producing the protein MQLRFPILVILCAAKILNVFGKCAPSTHSISGYHLSGHVMSTKIVSSFSECVTMCVTKIRCKSLNFCLKDKSCDLNDAGRHAHPENYGPKAGIIYMDVSESPKSCAAIQQVWPQAESGYYWITIGNREVQVYCDMMNYGGGWTLVVTVSSKSNDHLQGAEVQCFKPTLCVPFVEENSDITARKLGDEDIHEMMHFQGTFRVDVLTKNVTYTVFYQIPSGPEKFNSACGYRTCPRIIISHSYPYQWETNDCTNIDVGYRIHPGCHRVFDGYDDKECGHLWASSNPGRRALYGYPQCGGKNSHGIYHNNAGMLFVK; encoded by the exons ATGCAGCTTCGTTTCCCTATTCTGGTCATTTTATGTGCAGCAAAGATCCTCAACGTCTTCGGAAAATGTGCTCCTTCGACTCACTCAATAAGCGGCTACCACCTGTCTGGTCACGTGATGTCCACCAAGATTGTCTCCAGTTTTTCTGAGTGTGTGACCATGTGTGTAACTAAGATCCGCTGCAAAAGTTTGAACTTTTGTTTAAAAGATAAATCATGCGACTTAAATGACGCAGGAAGACATGCTCACCCAGAGAATTATGGACCAAAAGCAGGAATTATCTACATGGATGTGTCTGAATCACCCAAG TCTTGTGCAGCAATACAGCAGGTATGGCCTCAGGCGGAAAGTGGATATTATTGGATAACGATTGGGAACAGAGAAGTACAGGTTTATTGTGATATGATGAACTATG GTGGCGGTTGGACTTTGGTAGTGACTGTTAGCTCCAAGAGTAACGATCACCTTCAAGGTGCTGAAGTACAATGCTTTAAACCCACATTGTGTGTTCCCTTTGTCGAAGAGAACAGCGACATCACGGCGCGAAAATTAGGAGACGAAGATATACACGAAATGATGCATTTTCAAG gaacttTTAGAGTTGATGTTTTAACAAAGAATGTTACTTACACCGTTTTTTACCAG ATACCAAGTGGGCCAGAAAAGTTTAATTCAGCATGTGGCTATAGAAC GTGTCCACGCATAATCATTTCTCATTCTTATCCTTATCAATGGGAGACAAACGATTGTACAAATATTGACGTGGGCTACCGCATACACCCCGGTTGCCACAGAG TCTTCGACGGATATGACGATAAGGAGTGTGGCCATTTGTGGGCTTCATCAA ACCCTGGAAGACGAGCCTTGTATGGTTATCCACAGTGCGGAGGCAAAAATAGTCACGGAATCTACCACAACAACGCAGGGATGTTGTTTGTAAAATAA